From the genome of Pseudomonadota bacterium:
TACACGCGCTGCCCAGACCCGAACGGCTGCCCCCTCGCCACCCACGTGCTCAAGCGCCTGCGCCGGGAAGTGAGTGAGCGCGACGCCCTGGCCGGCAAAGTGCGCTTCCTAACCCTGAGCTTCGACCCCGCCTGGGATACGCCACAGGTCATGCGCACCTACGCAGCCCAGGTGGCACCCGAGCCCCAGGGAGAGGCAGGGACGCCGTGGTTCTTCCTGACCTCGGCCTCACGGGAGGCGCTAACACCCATCCTCGAAGCCTACGACCAGACCGTGATCGAAAGCGTGGACGAGCACGGTGCCTCGCTCGGCAGCTACTCGCACATTCTGCGCGTCTACCTGATCGATCGACGCCAGCGGCTACGCAACATCTACAACGTTGGCTTTCTCCATCCCGACATATTAGCGGCAGACCTACTCACGCTATTGAGCGAAGAGAAAGGCTGAGCCCGGCTCGCTCCGCGAGCGCTGCCACGGTGACGGCCAGCCAGCCACGGCTATACACGGGCCAGCTCACGCTGCCTAGGCGGCGCTCTCCGCTCGTGCGCCTTTCCCTCAATCCTTGACCTCAAGCAAACTTGAGGTCTGAGACTGTGGGAAACACCGAGAGGATCCCACCATGAGTTCAGGTCACGCCCAGGACGAAGCGGCGAACGCCACCCAGGAGCGCCTGCTCGCCCCGGCCTACCGTCGGGCCACCCTC
Proteins encoded in this window:
- a CDS encoding SCO family protein, which translates into the protein MQAPGYGKLAFDAPAPGSYRLPALGPAADGHVLRSDGSPARLHELMGDRLTVLSFIYTRCPDPNGCPLATHVLKRLRREVSERDALAGKVRFLTLSFDPAWDTPQVMRTYAAQVAPEPQGEAGTPWFFLTSASREALTPILEAYDQTVIESVDEHGASLGSYSHILRVYLIDRRQRLRNIYNVGFLHPDILAADLLTLLSEEKG